In Duganella zoogloeoides, a single genomic region encodes these proteins:
- the grxC gene encoding glutaredoxin 3, giving the protein MTAEVTMYTTAVCPYCIRAERLLEAKGVTDLKKVRVDLDPQQRMLMMEKTGRRTVPQIYIGDTHVGGFDDLYALDQAGKLTPLLNG; this is encoded by the coding sequence ATGACTGCCGAAGTGACGATGTACACCACCGCCGTATGCCCCTATTGCATCCGCGCCGAACGGTTGCTGGAAGCGAAGGGCGTGACCGACCTGAAAAAAGTCCGCGTGGACCTCGATCCGCAGCAACGCATGCTGATGATGGAAAAAACCGGCCGCCGCACCGTGCCGCAGATTTACATCGGCGACACCCACGTCGGCGGCTTCGACGACCTGTATGCACTGGACCAGGCCGGCAAACTGACGCCCCTGCTCAACGGCTGA
- a CDS encoding SH3 domain-containing protein: protein MTFPRLIAALAMTLAAAAGQAYDFKTVGAAPAVLYDAPSTKGGKLFVVPRGAPLEVVLTYGEWIKVRDINGDMAWTEARSLTGKRNVIVRAANLKVRSTPDDAATAAFIADKGVLLEVLDTAAGGWLKVRHKDGVTGYVKNADIWGV, encoded by the coding sequence ATGACATTTCCCCGTTTGATCGCCGCCCTGGCCATGACGCTGGCCGCTGCCGCCGGCCAGGCATACGACTTCAAAACGGTGGGCGCCGCGCCTGCGGTGCTGTACGACGCGCCTTCCACCAAGGGTGGCAAACTGTTCGTGGTGCCTCGCGGCGCCCCGCTCGAAGTCGTGCTCACCTATGGCGAATGGATCAAGGTCCGCGATATCAACGGCGACATGGCCTGGACCGAAGCGCGCAGCCTCACCGGCAAGCGCAACGTCATCGTGCGCGCCGCCAACCTCAAAGTACGCAGCACCCCGGACGACGCCGCCACTGCGGCCTTTATCGCCGACAAGGGCGTGCTGCTCGAAGTGCTGGACACCGCCGCCGGCGGCTGGCTCAAGGTCCGCCATAAAGACGGCGTGACCGGCTACGTCAAGAACGCCGATATCTGGGGCGTATGA
- a CDS encoding cytochrome b has translation MAAFKETKLPADAPAAQKALGWVDDRFPLTKLWNDQWGKYYAPKNFNFWYIFGSLAMLVLVLQIVTGIFLTMHYKPDATLAFASVEYIMREVPWGWLVRYMHSTGASAFFIIIYLHMTRALLYGSYRKPRELIWLFGFAIFLCLMAEAFFGYLLPWGQMSYWGAQVIVNLFGAIPVIGPDLSLWIRGDYVVSDATLNRFFAFHVIAIPLVLLGLVAAHLIALHEVGSSNPDGIEVKENLGPDGHPLDSIPSHPYYTVHDLFGVSVFLLIFSCVVFFAPEMGGYFLEYNNFLPGDSLKTPLHIAPTWYFTPFYSVLRATTADFMWVLMCFVAAYTVFIWLKSRLARTTKIIIAVVALLAIIGMLPQVLDAKFWGVVFFGGSVVILAFMPWLDHSPVKSIRYRPSWHKYVYAVFFISFIILGILGTLAPTDLFTIISQVCTLLYFSFFLFMPWWSTMGTFKKVPDRVVFHPH, from the coding sequence ATGGCGGCGTTCAAAGAGACCAAGCTTCCGGCCGATGCTCCGGCCGCACAAAAAGCCCTCGGCTGGGTGGATGACCGTTTTCCGCTGACCAAGCTGTGGAACGACCAATGGGGCAAGTACTACGCCCCGAAAAACTTCAATTTCTGGTACATCTTCGGCTCGCTGGCCATGCTGGTGCTGGTGCTGCAGATCGTCACCGGCATCTTCCTGACCATGCACTACAAGCCGGACGCCACCCTGGCGTTCGCCTCGGTCGAGTACATCATGCGCGAAGTGCCGTGGGGCTGGCTGGTGCGCTATATGCACTCGACCGGCGCCTCCGCCTTCTTCATCATCATCTACCTGCACATGACGCGCGCGCTCCTGTACGGTTCGTACCGCAAGCCGCGTGAGCTGATCTGGCTGTTCGGCTTTGCCATCTTCCTGTGCCTGATGGCCGAGGCGTTCTTCGGCTACCTGCTGCCATGGGGCCAAATGTCGTACTGGGGCGCGCAGGTGATCGTCAACCTGTTTGGCGCCATTCCCGTGATCGGTCCCGACCTGTCGCTGTGGATCCGGGGCGACTACGTGGTGTCCGACGCCACCCTGAACCGCTTCTTCGCCTTCCACGTGATCGCCATTCCACTGGTATTGCTGGGCCTGGTAGCAGCCCACCTGATCGCCCTGCACGAAGTGGGTTCGAGCAACCCGGACGGCATCGAAGTGAAGGAAAACCTGGGCCCGGACGGCCACCCGCTCGATTCCATCCCGTCGCACCCTTACTACACCGTGCACGACCTGTTCGGCGTGTCGGTGTTCCTGCTGATCTTCAGCTGCGTGGTGTTCTTCGCGCCGGAAATGGGCGGCTACTTCCTCGAGTACAACAACTTCCTGCCCGGCGACTCGCTGAAAACTCCGCTGCACATCGCCCCGACCTGGTACTTCACGCCGTTCTACTCGGTGCTGCGCGCCACCACGGCCGACTTCATGTGGGTGCTGATGTGCTTTGTGGCCGCCTACACCGTGTTCATCTGGCTCAAGTCGCGCCTGGCGCGCACTACCAAGATCATCATCGCCGTAGTCGCCCTGCTGGCCATTATCGGCATGTTGCCGCAGGTGCTCGACGCCAAGTTCTGGGGCGTGGTGTTCTTCGGCGGCTCGGTGGTGATCCTGGCCTTCATGCCGTGGCTCGACCATTCGCCGGTGAAGTCGATCCGCTACCGTCCGAGCTGGCACAAGTATGTGTACGCGGTGTTCTTCATCTCGTTCATCATCCTGGGCATCCTCGGCACGCTGGCGCCGACCGACCTGTTCACCATCATTTCGCAAGTGTGCACCCTGTTGTACTTCAGCTTTTTCCTGTTCATGCCGTGGTGGAGCACGATGGGCACGTTCAAGAAAGTGCCCGACCGCGTGGTTTTCCATCCGCACTGA
- a CDS encoding Do family serine endopeptidase — protein sequence MRRLWLLFAQTVTVALALYFVYTAVVTDRAAPVRLQQMGSAERPAPMLEAGPSKPPALAGGSYRNAAARAMPAVVNIVTSKRPKRSKHPLMKDPFFKRFFGDEGDEEDSSLGSGVIVSAEGYILTNNHVVEAADEIEVMLADGRKAAAKVVGTDPETDLAVIKIELEKLPVIVLGQAEQAQVGDVVLAIGNPFGVGQTVTMGIISALGRNNLHINHFENFIQTDAAINFGNSGGALVDTHGNLLGINSAIYSQSGGSVGIGFAIPMSTAKTVMEAIIKSGHVVRGWIGVETQDITPELARSFSLPRQNGAMIAGVVRNGPAYKGGVRPGDILLSVDDKPVSDTTGMLNQIAQLVPGEKAKMKVLRKSRETTLDVTVGKRPPPK from the coding sequence ATGCGACGACTCTGGTTGTTGTTTGCGCAAACGGTCACCGTCGCGCTGGCACTGTATTTTGTCTACACGGCGGTCGTCACCGACCGCGCCGCGCCCGTGCGCCTGCAGCAAATGGGCAGCGCCGAGCGGCCCGCGCCGATGCTCGAGGCCGGCCCGTCGAAACCCCCGGCGCTGGCGGGGGGCTCGTACCGCAACGCTGCTGCGCGCGCCATGCCGGCCGTGGTCAACATCGTCACCAGCAAGCGGCCCAAGCGCAGCAAGCACCCGTTGATGAAAGACCCGTTCTTCAAGCGCTTTTTCGGCGATGAAGGCGACGAGGAGGATTCGTCGCTTGGTTCCGGCGTGATCGTCTCGGCCGAAGGCTATATCCTGACCAACAACCACGTGGTGGAAGCGGCCGACGAAATCGAGGTGATGCTGGCCGATGGCCGCAAGGCTGCCGCCAAGGTCGTGGGCACCGATCCCGAGACCGACCTGGCCGTGATCAAGATCGAGCTGGAAAAGTTGCCGGTGATCGTGCTGGGCCAGGCCGAACAGGCGCAGGTGGGCGACGTGGTGCTGGCCATCGGCAATCCGTTCGGCGTGGGCCAGACCGTGACCATGGGCATCATTTCCGCGCTCGGCCGCAACAACCTGCACATCAACCATTTCGAGAACTTCATCCAGACCGATGCCGCGATCAATTTCGGCAACTCGGGCGGCGCGCTGGTCGATACCCACGGCAACCTGCTGGGGATTAATTCGGCCATTTATTCGCAGTCGGGCGGCTCGGTGGGCATCGGTTTTGCCATCCCGATGAGCACGGCGAAAACCGTGATGGAAGCGATCATCAAGTCGGGCCACGTGGTGCGCGGCTGGATCGGCGTGGAAACGCAGGACATCACGCCGGAACTGGCGCGCAGCTTCAGCCTGCCGCGCCAGAACGGCGCCATGATCGCCGGGGTCGTGCGCAACGGCCCCGCCTACAAGGGCGGCGTGCGGCCCGGCGACATCCTGCTGTCGGTGGACGACAAGCCGGTCAGCGACACCACCGGCATGCTCAACCAGATCGCCCAACTGGTTCCGGGGGAAAAAGCTAAAATGAAGGTCCTGCGCAAGAGCCGCGAGACCACGCTCGACGTTACCGTCGGCAAGCGCCCGCCCCCCAAATAA
- a CDS encoding rhodanese-like domain-containing protein, whose amino-acid sequence MKFFIDNIFLIAVVLVSGGALLFPMLTQRGKRANPADVTLLINRSKATIVDVREAKDFALGHLPDAKNIPFAEFDQRIGELDKFKSRTMVVVCQTGGMRASTAASKLTKAGFTAVVTLDGGIAAWKKANLPLAKPAQAKPSLAKTPAKPQAK is encoded by the coding sequence GTGAAATTCTTCATTGACAATATTTTCCTGATCGCCGTGGTGCTCGTTTCCGGCGGCGCCCTGCTGTTCCCGATGCTGACCCAGCGCGGCAAGCGCGCCAACCCGGCCGACGTGACGCTCTTGATTAATCGCAGCAAGGCCACCATTGTAGATGTACGCGAGGCGAAAGACTTCGCGCTCGGCCACCTGCCGGACGCGAAGAACATCCCGTTTGCCGAATTCGACCAGCGCATCGGCGAACTGGACAAGTTCAAAAGCCGTACCATGGTCGTTGTGTGCCAGACTGGCGGCATGCGCGCGTCCACCGCCGCCAGCAAGCTCACCAAGGCCGGTTTCACCGCCGTGGTGACCCTCGATGGCGGTATTGCCGCGTGGAAAAAAGCCAACCTGCCGCTGGCAAAGCCCGCACAGGCCAAGCCATCGCTGGCGAAAACGCCGGCGAAACCGCAAGCCAAATAA
- a CDS encoding murein hydrolase activator EnvC family protein: protein MAVPVAHAAPGKPTERSKQKALAEAERASLQQKLTALKKDIGKTESAKEDAADTLAESEAAISDANRALRDLQQEQNDTNSKLTALGAERERLSVTVKDQQQQLAQMLRQHYVAGNEDRIKLLLSGDNPNRINRDLQMLSYVSQAQAKLLESLRTSLKAVEDNQAATQNAKDELGEIAQEQLQQKSKLEQEKARRAALLAQLSSKLVAQRKEVGNVERDEQRLGGLVTRLNKLIEEQAAAAAAEKRRQEQLAAARAAAKAKAEAEQRALAKARAAEAERQRLARAAAAREAAAKAAATANAGKSGTIKPQQPATPVTPPPPVKLDPIDADEPKVAATPVPPEPKEPPARAADIALAPAAPAGAFASLKGQMRAPVNGRVAAKYGSKRGDGPAWKGVFIKAAEGAEIHTVAGGRVVFAEWLRGFGNLIIVDHGGQYMSIYGNNQSLLKRPGDVVKAGDAIASVGNSGGNEESGLYFELRLRGAAFDPSGWVKF from the coding sequence ATGGCGGTCCCGGTGGCGCACGCCGCGCCGGGCAAGCCGACCGAGCGCAGCAAGCAAAAGGCGCTGGCCGAGGCCGAACGCGCGAGCTTGCAGCAAAAACTCACCGCCCTCAAGAAAGACATCGGCAAGACCGAGAGCGCCAAGGAAGACGCGGCCGATACCCTGGCCGAATCGGAAGCGGCGATTTCGGACGCCAACCGCGCCCTGCGCGACTTGCAGCAAGAGCAGAACGATACCAACAGCAAGCTGACCGCGCTTGGCGCCGAGCGCGAGCGCCTGAGCGTGACCGTCAAGGACCAGCAACAGCAACTGGCGCAAATGCTGCGCCAGCACTACGTGGCCGGCAACGAGGACCGCATCAAGCTGCTGCTGTCCGGCGACAACCCGAACCGCATCAACCGCGACCTGCAAATGCTGTCGTACGTGTCGCAAGCACAGGCGAAATTGCTGGAAAGTTTGCGCACCAGCCTCAAGGCGGTCGAGGACAACCAGGCCGCCACCCAGAACGCCAAGGACGAACTGGGCGAGATCGCCCAGGAACAATTGCAGCAAAAGAGCAAGCTGGAGCAGGAAAAAGCACGCCGCGCGGCGCTGCTGGCCCAGCTCTCGAGCAAACTGGTGGCCCAGCGCAAGGAAGTCGGGAATGTCGAGCGCGACGAGCAGCGCCTCGGCGGCCTGGTCACGCGCCTGAACAAGCTGATCGAGGAGCAGGCGGCCGCTGCCGCTGCCGAAAAGCGCCGCCAGGAGCAACTGGCCGCCGCCCGCGCCGCCGCCAAGGCCAAGGCCGAAGCCGAGCAACGCGCGCTGGCCAAAGCCAGGGCGGCCGAAGCCGAGCGTCAGCGCCTGGCGCGCGCCGCTGCCGCCAGGGAGGCCGCGGCCAAGGCTGCCGCCACGGCCAACGCTGGCAAATCGGGCACCATCAAGCCGCAGCAACCAGCCACCCCGGTCACGCCGCCGCCCCCGGTCAAGCTCGATCCGATCGACGCCGACGAACCGAAAGTCGCTGCCACGCCGGTACCGCCGGAACCGAAGGAGCCGCCGGCCAGGGCCGCCGATATCGCACTGGCACCGGCGGCGCCGGCCGGCGCCTTTGCCAGCCTCAAGGGGCAGATGCGCGCGCCCGTGAATGGCCGCGTGGCGGCCAAATATGGCAGCAAGCGCGGCGACGGTCCGGCCTGGAAGGGCGTGTTCATCAAGGCGGCCGAAGGCGCCGAAATCCACACGGTGGCCGGTGGCCGGGTGGTGTTTGCCGAGTGGCTGCGCGGCTTCGGCAACCTGATCATTGTCGATCATGGCGGCCAGTACATGAGCATTTACGGCAACAACCAGTCGCTGCTCAAGCGTCCCGGCGACGTGGTCAAGGCCGGCGATGCGATTGCCAGCGTGGGCAACAGCGGTGGCAACGAAGAATCGGGGCTATACTTTGAGCTTCGCCTGCGCGGCGCGGCTTTCGATCCGTCGGGTTGGGTGAAGTTCTAA
- a CDS encoding NAD(P)H-dependent glycerol-3-phosphate dehydrogenase, with protein sequence MIPAQQTAVAGTRKVTVLGAGAWGTAVAMALAQRHDVLLWGRNAAALHAMGEARENTDYLPGHPFPERLHVAADFEAALAHPAGPDGLLIAACPVAGLRPLLKQLKPHNIAHVVWLCKGFEYDTGLLPHQIVREELGDGVAGGALSGPSFAQEVARGLPCALTIASTSSQLRDSVVAAVHGGNVRVYSSADLVGVEVGGAVKNVLAIATGVADGLGLGLNARAALITRGLAEITRLGTALGGQAETFMGLTGMGDLILTCTGDLSRNRRVGLALSQGKALDTIVQELGHVAEGVPCAKAVRELAARIGVEMPITNAVAGVLFDGDLPQAMVLRLLARDPRDEKVLR encoded by the coding sequence ATGATTCCCGCTCAACAAACCGCAGTAGCCGGCACCCGCAAGGTTACCGTGCTGGGCGCTGGCGCCTGGGGCACGGCTGTCGCCATGGCACTGGCCCAGCGCCACGACGTGCTGCTGTGGGGCCGCAATGCCGCCGCCCTGCACGCCATGGGCGAAGCGCGCGAGAACACCGATTACCTGCCCGGCCACCCGTTTCCCGAACGCCTGCACGTGGCAGCCGATTTCGAGGCGGCGCTGGCCCACCCGGCTGGCCCCGACGGCCTGCTGATCGCGGCCTGCCCGGTGGCCGGCTTGCGGCCGTTATTGAAACAACTGAAACCCCACAACATCGCCCACGTGGTATGGCTGTGCAAGGGGTTCGAATACGACACCGGCCTGCTGCCGCACCAGATCGTGCGCGAAGAGCTTGGCGACGGTGTCGCTGGCGGCGCCCTGTCCGGCCCATCGTTCGCGCAGGAAGTGGCGCGCGGCCTGCCGTGCGCGCTGACCATCGCGTCTACCTCGAGCCAGCTGCGCGACAGCGTGGTGGCTGCCGTCCATGGAGGCAACGTGCGCGTCTATTCAAGCGCAGACCTGGTCGGCGTGGAAGTGGGTGGTGCAGTCAAAAATGTGCTGGCGATTGCCACCGGCGTGGCCGACGGCCTGGGCCTGGGCCTGAATGCCCGCGCCGCGCTGATCACGCGCGGCCTGGCCGAAATTACGCGCCTGGGCACCGCGCTGGGCGGCCAGGCCGAGACCTTCATGGGCTTAACCGGCATGGGCGACCTGATTCTGACCTGCACCGGCGACCTGTCGCGCAACCGCCGCGTCGGCCTGGCGCTGTCGCAGGGCAAAGCCCTGGACACCATCGTCCAGGAACTGGGCCACGTGGCCGAAGGCGTGCCGTGCGCCAAGGCCGTGCGCGAACTGGCGGCACGCATCGGCGTCGAGATGCCGATCACCAACGCGGTAGCCGGCGTGCTGTTCGACGGCGACCTGCCGCAGGCGATGGTGCTGCGCCTGCTGGCGCGCGATCCGCGCGACGAAAAAGTGCTGCGCTAG
- the gpmA gene encoding 2,3-diphosphoglycerate-dependent phosphoglycerate mutase: protein MYKIVFMRHGESTWNLSNRFTGWTDVDLTEKGINEAKAAGKVLKESGFTFDLAYTSVLKRAVRTLWLALDEMDMMYVPIKNDWRLNERHYGALQGLDKGETAAKYGDEQVLVWRRSYDTPPPALEVSDDRVSYNDPRYAGLSKEQIPLTECLKDTVARVVPVWDEDIAPAIRAGKKIIISAHGNSLRALIKMLDGISDNDIVGLNIPNGQPLVYELDADLKPIRHYYLGDADAIAAAQAAVANQGKAK from the coding sequence ATGTACAAAATCGTATTCATGCGCCATGGCGAATCCACCTGGAACTTGTCGAACCGCTTTACCGGCTGGACCGACGTCGATCTGACCGAAAAAGGCATCAACGAAGCCAAGGCCGCCGGCAAAGTGCTCAAGGAGTCGGGCTTTACCTTCGACCTGGCGTACACCTCGGTACTGAAGCGCGCCGTGCGCACGCTGTGGCTGGCGCTGGACGAAATGGACATGATGTATGTGCCGATCAAGAACGACTGGCGCCTCAATGAGCGTCACTACGGCGCCCTGCAAGGCCTGGACAAGGGCGAAACCGCCGCCAAGTACGGCGACGAGCAAGTGCTGGTCTGGCGCCGCAGCTACGACACGCCGCCACCAGCGCTCGAAGTCTCCGACGACCGCGTCTCGTACAACGACCCGCGCTACGCCGGCCTGTCGAAAGAACAGATTCCGCTGACCGAATGCCTGAAAGACACCGTGGCCCGCGTGGTACCGGTGTGGGACGAGGACATCGCCCCGGCCATCCGCGCCGGCAAAAAAATCATCATCTCGGCCCACGGCAACAGCTTGCGCGCACTGATTAAGATGCTCGACGGCATCAGCGACAACGACATCGTCGGCCTCAACATCCCGAACGGCCAGCCGCTCGTGTATGAACTGGACGCCGACCTGAAACCGATCCGCCACTACTACCTCGGCGACGCCGACGCCATCGCGGCAGCGCAAGCGGCAGTGGCCAACCAGGGCAAGGCCAAGTAA
- the mscL gene encoding large conductance mechanosensitive channel protein MscL, which yields MAMMKEFKEFAMKGNVVDLAVGVIIGGAFGKIVDSLVKDIIMPPIGILFGGLDFASYYIPLNGQASSLPLEEAKKLGAVFAYGNFITILLNFIILAFIIFQMVRLMNRARQRLEKPAAPAAPAATPEDIVLLREIRDSLKNSNASPKN from the coding sequence ATGGCAATGATGAAAGAATTCAAAGAATTCGCGATGAAGGGCAACGTGGTCGATCTCGCGGTCGGTGTGATCATCGGTGGCGCCTTTGGCAAGATCGTCGATTCGCTGGTGAAGGACATCATCATGCCACCGATCGGCATCCTGTTCGGCGGCCTGGACTTCGCCAGCTACTACATTCCCCTCAACGGCCAGGCCAGCAGCCTGCCCCTGGAGGAAGCCAAGAAGCTGGGCGCCGTGTTCGCCTATGGTAACTTCATCACCATCTTGCTCAACTTTATCATCCTGGCCTTTATCATCTTCCAGATGGTACGCCTGATGAACCGTGCGCGCCAACGCCTGGAAAAGCCGGCCGCGCCCGCTGCACCGGCAGCCACGCCGGAAGATATCGTGCTGCTGCGCGAGATCCGCGATTCGCTGAAAAACAGCAACGCTTCACCGAAGAATTAA
- a CDS encoding DUF2461 domain-containing protein, whose protein sequence is MHLRDLTQFLRELADNNNRPWFVMNKPRYDILREEFLQVVTEMIAELGKFDPAVKFSNPKKAMFRINRDVRFAHDKSPYKTRFSAAVAPNDMRRPSKAGGPTYYMQIDGSGRMLFGAGEYMPPAGRLKALRQHMVDDAAGFKKVLKNKKLKLTFGDIRDEGKLMRPPKGFDPAHEHIEYIKLKSFFIWTEIDLPLNQPELLVPIIASGLKDAFPLVEWMRGAKEEIVEE, encoded by the coding sequence ATGCATTTACGCGATCTGACGCAATTTTTGCGCGAACTGGCGGACAACAACAACCGTCCCTGGTTCGTGATGAACAAGCCGCGCTACGACATCCTGCGCGAAGAATTCCTGCAAGTGGTCACCGAGATGATTGCCGAACTGGGCAAGTTCGATCCGGCGGTCAAGTTCAGCAACCCGAAGAAGGCGATGTTCCGCATCAACCGCGACGTGCGCTTTGCGCACGATAAAAGTCCGTATAAAACGCGCTTTTCGGCCGCGGTGGCGCCCAACGACATGCGCCGTCCCAGCAAGGCGGGCGGCCCCACCTACTACATGCAGATCGACGGCTCGGGCCGCATGCTGTTCGGCGCCGGCGAGTACATGCCGCCGGCCGGGCGTTTGAAGGCGCTGCGCCAGCACATGGTCGATGACGCGGCCGGTTTCAAGAAGGTGCTGAAGAATAAAAAACTGAAGCTGACCTTCGGCGATATCCGCGACGAAGGCAAGCTGATGCGTCCGCCCAAGGGCTTCGATCCGGCGCACGAGCACATCGAGTACATCAAGCTGAAAAGTTTCTTCATCTGGACCGAGATCGATTTGCCGCTCAACCAGCCGGAGTTGCTGGTGCCGATCATCGCGAGCGGCTTGAAGGATGCGTTCCCGCTGGTGGAATGGATGCGGGGCGCGAAGGAAGAGATCGTCGAGGAGTGA
- the secB gene encoding protein-export chaperone SecB, with the protein MSEENLQPVFQIQRVYLKDMSLEQPNSPAIFLEQEAPSIEVALDVGAEPLAEGIFESTVTITVTAKVNDKVAFLVEGKQAGIFEARNIPADQLDPLLGIGCPNIVYPYLRANIADVITRAGFPPVHLAEINFEVFYQQRLQAVAEAAAAAPAADGTTTH; encoded by the coding sequence ATGTCTGAAGAAAATCTGCAACCAGTATTCCAAATCCAACGCGTCTACCTGAAAGACATGTCGCTGGAACAACCGAACTCGCCAGCTATCTTCCTGGAGCAGGAAGCGCCAAGCATCGAAGTCGCCCTGGACGTCGGCGCCGAGCCACTGGCCGAAGGCATCTTCGAATCGACCGTGACCATCACCGTGACCGCCAAGGTCAACGACAAGGTCGCTTTCCTGGTCGAAGGCAAGCAAGCCGGTATCTTCGAAGCCCGTAACATTCCAGCCGACCAGCTGGACCCGCTGCTGGGCATCGGTTGCCCGAACATCGTGTATCCATACCTGCGCGCCAACATCGCCGACGTGATCACCCGTGCCGGCTTCCCGCCAGTGCACCTGGCCGAGATCAACTTCGAAGTGTTCTACCAGCAGCGCCTGCAAGCCGTGGCTGAAGCCGCCGCTGCCGCACCAGCTGCCGATGGCACCACCACGCACTAA
- the petA gene encoding ubiquinol-cytochrome c reductase iron-sulfur subunit, producing the protein MGNEKQIDSGRRNLIVATGAAGGVVGLATAGALVSTFQPSERAKAAGAPVEVDIAALNPGEMVTVEWRGKPVWVLKRTPEMVASLKKTDGKVADAESKRNPDEYTPEYARNEWRSRKPEILVAVGICTHLGCSPSSKFQPGPQPSLPDDWEGGFLCPCHGSTFDMAGRVFKNKPAPDNLQVPRYMFLSDTKLVIGKDEKGEA; encoded by the coding sequence ATGGGTAACGAAAAACAGATCGATTCCGGTCGCCGCAACCTGATCGTCGCGACGGGCGCGGCGGGGGGCGTGGTGGGGTTGGCGACAGCGGGGGCGCTGGTCTCCACCTTCCAGCCATCCGAACGGGCCAAGGCGGCGGGTGCGCCGGTCGAGGTCGATATTGCCGCCCTCAATCCGGGCGAAATGGTCACCGTCGAATGGCGCGGCAAGCCGGTCTGGGTGCTCAAGCGCACGCCGGAAATGGTGGCCTCGCTCAAGAAAACCGATGGCAAGGTGGCCGATGCCGAATCGAAACGCAATCCCGACGAATACACGCCCGAGTACGCCCGCAACGAATGGCGCTCGCGCAAACCCGAAATCCTGGTCGCGGTCGGCATCTGTACCCACCTCGGCTGTTCACCGTCGTCCAAGTTCCAGCCCGGTCCGCAGCCTTCGCTGCCCGACGACTGGGAAGGCGGCTTCCTGTGTCCCTGCCACGGCTCCACCTTCGACATGGCTGGCCGCGTCTTCAAGAACAAGCCGGCGCCGGACAACCTGCAAGTGCCGCGCTATATGTTCCTCTCCGACACCAAGCTGGTGATCGGCAAAGACGAGAAAGGCGAGGCATAA
- a CDS encoding cytochrome c1, whose amino-acid sequence MNFAKKLLAALALVPALVLANEAGFPYDKAPDRSNNMAALQHGAKLFVNYCLNCHNASSMRYNRLKDLGLTDAQIRDNLLFTADKVGAMMTTSMNPKDAKTWFGAVPPDLSVIARAKASGSGSGSDYLYTYLRTFYKDDNRPNGWNNRVLENAAMPHVLWELQGVQKIKTKDVPDPHEHGKTIHQFDGFEQVAPGTMSKLEFDNAVADLVGYMQWMAEPAAQTRKKLGVVVVLFLSLFVLLAWRLNASYWKEVK is encoded by the coding sequence ATGAATTTTGCGAAGAAACTGCTGGCCGCGCTGGCCCTGGTGCCGGCGCTGGTACTGGCAAATGAAGCCGGTTTCCCTTACGATAAGGCCCCTGACCGTTCGAATAACATGGCCGCACTGCAACATGGTGCAAAATTATTCGTCAATTACTGCCTGAACTGTCACAATGCGTCCTCGATGCGGTACAACCGCCTCAAGGACCTGGGACTGACCGACGCACAAATCCGCGATAACCTGTTGTTTACTGCGGATAAAGTGGGCGCGATGATGACCACGAGCATGAATCCGAAGGATGCCAAGACCTGGTTTGGCGCGGTACCGCCGGATTTGTCGGTGATCGCGCGGGCCAAGGCGTCGGGTTCGGGCAGCGGATCGGATTATCTGTACACGTACCTGCGCACGTTCTACAAGGACGATAACCGCCCGAACGGCTGGAACAACCGGGTGCTGGAAAACGCCGCGATGCCGCATGTATTATGGGAATTGCAAGGCGTACAGAAGATCAAGACGAAGGATGTGCCTGATCCGCACGAGCATGGCAAGACGATCCACCAGTTCGACGGGTTCGAACAAGTCGCGCCGGGCACCATGAGTAAGTTAGAATTCGATAACGCGGTGGCCGACCTGGTGGGCTACATGCAATGGATGGCGGAACCTGCGGCGCAGACCCGCAAGAAACTGGGCGTGGTGGTGGTCTTGTTCCTGTCCCTGTTTGTCTTGCTGGCGTGGCGTTTGAACGCGTCGTACTGGAAAGAAGTGAAATAA